The following coding sequences are from one Mesotoga infera window:
- a CDS encoding HAMP domain-containing histidine kinase has protein sequence SDFLKETSLRLDALMSGRYDGESIFDGEGDTAILSAQLNALSRRLEKTMESVDSERDRMRAFISFISHELKTPLASLKTMNELMIDGKNMEREQIEEFLSRSGEDIERMEWLIGDVLNIARIESGAIRFNFRKADLAELARDVVRSYIEIARGKKVEISLNVESSATVFCDEKWISQAIGNLLKNAIDYSPEGGTVSVSISRSETYAYTNISDKGTGIPQEDSSKIFQSFYRGSSVGRSKKGSGPGLSLAKAIIERHQGDIKLKSSTERGSTFTVELPVRREE, from the coding sequence AGTCCGACTTTCTGAAAGAAACATCGCTTAGATTGGACGCCCTCATGAGCGGCAGATACGATGGAGAATCAATTTTCGACGGCGAGGGGGACACGGCCATTCTCTCGGCCCAATTGAACGCGCTCAGCAGAAGACTTGAAAAGACCATGGAAAGCGTTGATTCCGAGCGAGACAGGATGAGAGCCTTCATCTCTTTCATATCGCATGAACTCAAGACGCCCCTTGCCTCCCTGAAGACCATGAACGAACTGATGATAGACGGCAAAAATATGGAAAGAGAACAGATTGAAGAGTTTCTGAGTAGAAGCGGCGAAGATATCGAGAGAATGGAATGGCTTATAGGCGACGTTCTCAACATTGCAAGGATAGAATCGGGCGCTATCAGATTCAATTTCAGAAAGGCAGATCTCGCAGAACTTGCAAGAGATGTAGTGAGAAGTTACATCGAGATAGCTCGCGGCAAGAAGGTCGAGATTTCACTGAATGTCGAATCGTCGGCTACGGTCTTCTGTGACGAGAAGTGGATTTCGCAGGCTATCGGCAATCTTTTGAAGAACGCCATCGATTACTCCCCTGAAGGCGGCACGGTATCTGTGTCAATTTCAAGGAGCGAGACCTACGCATATACAAACATCTCGGACAAAGGCACCGGGATCCCGCAAGAAGATTCATCTAAGATCTTTCAGAGTTTCTACCGGGGTAGTTCTGTCGGCAGATCGAAAAAGGGTTCAGGGCCCGGGCTATCGCTGGCTAAAGCGATTATTGAGAGACACCAAGGCGACATAAAGCTGAAGTCATCTACGGAAAGAGGGTCGACTTTCACAGTAGAGCTCCCCGTGAGACGGGAAGAATGA
- a CDS encoding ABC transporter ATP-binding protein, which produces MEVLKATGLRKVYGSGANAVTALKGAELSIEEGEFVAIVGPSGSGKSTLLHLLAGLDRPTAGSVHINGKNLYAMTDTQLSIFRRRRIGFVFQFFNLIPVLTARENIELPLILDERKVDEPYLNELIRLMKLEGRVGHLPSALSGGQQQRVAIARALITKPAIVFADEPTGNLDSKTSQEVMDLLKVSARKFHQTLVIVTHEEDIAERADRIITLEDGEIVSDYSNTDVGNVFSSALGGQKV; this is translated from the coding sequence ATGGAAGTACTCAAAGCTACTGGACTGAGAAAAGTATATGGATCTGGCGCGAACGCAGTCACTGCGCTTAAAGGTGCTGAACTATCTATTGAAGAAGGCGAGTTCGTCGCCATCGTAGGACCGAGCGGCTCGGGTAAGAGTACGCTCCTTCATCTGCTTGCGGGGCTTGATCGGCCTACCGCGGGAAGCGTCCACATAAACGGCAAGAATCTCTACGCCATGACGGATACGCAGCTTTCGATCTTCAGAAGAAGAAGAATCGGGTTTGTCTTCCAGTTTTTCAACCTGATTCCCGTTCTTACTGCCAGAGAGAACATAGAACTCCCGCTGATCCTGGACGAAAGAAAGGTCGATGAGCCCTATCTGAACGAACTCATAAGGCTTATGAAACTGGAAGGCAGGGTCGGTCACCTCCCGTCTGCCCTTTCAGGCGGCCAGCAACAGCGGGTGGCCATAGCCAGGGCTCTCATAACGAAACCGGCAATTGTCTTTGCCGACGAGCCAACAGGAAATCTCGACAGCAAGACGAGCCAGGAAGTCATGGACCTGCTTAAAGTAAGCGCGAGGAAATTCCACCAGACTCTCGTAATAGTGACTCATGAAGAGGATATTGCAGAAAGAGCCGACAGAATAATCACTCTGGAGGACGGCGAGATCGTTTCGGACTACTCGAATACAGACGTGGGCAACGTCTTTTCTTCGGCCCTGGGAGGTCAGAAGGTATGA